Proteins from a single region of Manis javanica isolate MJ-LG chromosome 5, MJ_LKY, whole genome shotgun sequence:
- the MFSD10 gene encoding major facilitator superfamily domain-containing protein 10 isoform X5, translating to MHGTGARAPPLAGRPDRSSPRHGLGSRRELHPAPTHPPAAGARAPRTHGGLPRPPAGPPGLHPAPASAARAAGEPRPCPRPSLRCLAARGGLVCRSYQDASREEVQQRLVWRGVTFLGGPGLGVQSTACSDPWGRRLECGDSSFRFSGLIGSVFSFLQFLSAPLTGAASDCLGRRPVMLLSLVGLATSYAVWATSRSFAAFLASRVIGGISKGNVSLSTAIVADLGSPPARSRGMAVIGVAFSLGFTLGPMLGASLPMDMVPWLALIFAISDLLFILCFLPETLPLEKRAPRQASPVPRPLPQAPSMALGFVAATDLLSPLALFQFSATAHGRDPPAGDSLCGLRRLGLAYFVYLFLFSGLEYTLSFLTHQRFQFSSLQQGKMFFFIGLTMATIQGIYTRRIGPGREIAAVKRAILLLVPAFLLVGWGRTLPVLGFGLLFYSFAAAVVVPCLSSVVAGYGSPGQKGTVMGTLRSLGALARAVGPMVAASVYWLAGARVCFTVCSGLFLLPFLLLRNLRPPAQTPKAE from the exons ATGCACGGCACGGGGGCCAGAGCGCCCCCGCTGGCAG GCAGGCCCGATCGGAGCAGCCCCCGTCATGGGCTGGGGAGCCGGCGGGAGCTGCACCCCGCGCCCACCCATCCGCCCGCGGCCGGCGCCCGAGCCCCGCGTACTCACGGTGGTCTTCCTCGGCCTCCTGCTGGACCTCCTGGCCTTCACCCTgctcctgcctctgctgcccGGGCTGCTGGAGAGCCACGGCCGTGCCCAC GACCCTCTTTACGGTGTCTGGCAGCGCGGGGTGGACTGGTTTGCCGCAGCTATCAGGATGCCAGCAGAGAAGAGGTACAACAGCGTCTTGTTTGGAG AGGGGTCACCTTTCTTGGAGGACCCGGCCTGGGAGTGCAGAGCACAGCATGCTCAGACCCTTGGGGACGGAGACTGGAGTGCGGTGACAGCAGCTTCCGTTTTTCAGGTCTGATTGGCTCAGTCTTCTCCTTCCTGCAGTTCCTCTCCGCGCCACTCACAGGTGCCGCCTCTGACTGCCTCGGGAGGCGCCCAGTCATGCTACTGTCCCTG GTAGGTCTGGCCACCTCATATGCCGTGTGGGCCACCTCCAGGAGCTTCGCAGCCTTCCTGGCCTCCAGGGTGATTGGGGGCATCAGCAAGGGGAACGTCAGCCTCTCCACGGCCATCGTCGCTGACCTGGGCTCACCGCCCGCCCGCAGCAGAGGCATG GCAGTCATCGGAGTGGCCTTCTCGCTGGGCTTCACACTGGGCCCCATGCTTGGTGCCTCCCTACCCATGGACATGGTGCCCTGGCTCgccctgatctttgccatctcAGATCTGCTGTTCattctctgcttcctgcccgaGACGCTGCCTCTGGAGAAGCGG GCCCCCAGGCAGGCCTCGCCAGTTCCGCGTCCTCTGCCTCAGGCACCCTCCATGGCCCTGGGCTTCGTAGCAGCCACCGACCTGCTCAGCCCCCTGGCCCTGTTCCAGTTTTCTGCCACGGCCCACGGTCGGGACCCGCCCGCTGGAGACA gtCTCTGCGGCCTGCGCCGCCTGGGCCTGGCCTACTTCGTCTACCTGTTCCTGTTCTCGGGCCTGGAGTACACGCTGAGCTTCCTCACGCACCAGCGCTTCCAGTTCAGCAG CCTGCAGCAGGGGAAGATGTTTTTCTTCATCGGTCTCACCATGGCCACCATTCAGGGCATCTACACCCGGCGCATCGGCCCAGGCCGGGAAATTGCAGCTGTGAAGCGG GCCATCCTGCTGCTGGTCCCCGCCTTCCTCCTCGTTGGCTGGGGCCGCACACTGCCTGTGCTGGGCTTCGGGCTGCTGTTCTACTCCTTTG CTGCTGCTGTCGTAGTGCCCTGCCTGTCCTCCGTGGTCGCTGGCTATG GCTCTCCCGGGCAGAAAGGCACAGTCATGGGCACACTGCGGAGCCTGGGTGCCCTGGCCAGGGCCGTGGGGCCCATGGTGGCTGCCTCAG TGTACTGGCTGGCAGGGGCCCGGGTCTGCTTCACTGTGTGCTCGGGGCTGTTCCtgctccccttcctgctcctgaGGAATCTGAGGCCTCCAGCACAGACTCCCAAGGCCGAGTAg
- the MFSD10 gene encoding major facilitator superfamily domain-containing protein 10 isoform X3, with protein sequence MGWGAGGSCTPRPPIRPRPAPEPRVLTVVFLGLLLDLLAFTLLLPLLPGLLESHGRAHDPLYGVWQRGVDWFAAAIRMPAEKRYNSVLFGEGSPFLEDPAWECRAQHAQTLGDGDWSAVTAASVFQVGLATSYAVWATSRSFAAFLASRVIGGISKGNVSLSTAIVADLGSPPARSRGMAVIGVAFSLGFTLGPMLGASLPMDMVPWLALIFAISDLLFILCFLPETLPLEKRAPRQASPVPRPLPQAPSMALGFVAATDLLSPLALFQFSATAHGRDPPAGDSLCGLRRLGLAYFVYLFLFSGLEYTLSFLTHQRFQFSSLQQGKMFFFIGLTMATIQGIYTRRIGPGREIAAVKRAILLLVPAFLLVGWGRTLPVLGFGLLFYSFAAAVVVPCLSSVVAGYGSPGQKGTVMGTLRSLGALARAVGPMVAASVYWLAGARVCFTVCSGLFLLPFLLLRNLRPPAQTPKAE encoded by the exons ATGGGCTGGGGAGCCGGCGGGAGCTGCACCCCGCGCCCACCCATCCGCCCGCGGCCGGCGCCCGAGCCCCGCGTACTCACGGTGGTCTTCCTCGGCCTCCTGCTGGACCTCCTGGCCTTCACCCTgctcctgcctctgctgcccGGGCTGCTGGAGAGCCACGGCCGTGCCCAC GACCCTCTTTACGGTGTCTGGCAGCGCGGGGTGGACTGGTTTGCCGCAGCTATCAGGATGCCAGCAGAGAAGAGGTACAACAGCGTCTTGTTTGGAG AGGGGTCACCTTTCTTGGAGGACCCGGCCTGGGAGTGCAGAGCACAGCATGCTCAGACCCTTGGGGACGGAGACTGGAGTGCGGTGACAGCAGCTTCCGTTTTTCAG GTAGGTCTGGCCACCTCATATGCCGTGTGGGCCACCTCCAGGAGCTTCGCAGCCTTCCTGGCCTCCAGGGTGATTGGGGGCATCAGCAAGGGGAACGTCAGCCTCTCCACGGCCATCGTCGCTGACCTGGGCTCACCGCCCGCCCGCAGCAGAGGCATG GCAGTCATCGGAGTGGCCTTCTCGCTGGGCTTCACACTGGGCCCCATGCTTGGTGCCTCCCTACCCATGGACATGGTGCCCTGGCTCgccctgatctttgccatctcAGATCTGCTGTTCattctctgcttcctgcccgaGACGCTGCCTCTGGAGAAGCGG GCCCCCAGGCAGGCCTCGCCAGTTCCGCGTCCTCTGCCTCAGGCACCCTCCATGGCCCTGGGCTTCGTAGCAGCCACCGACCTGCTCAGCCCCCTGGCCCTGTTCCAGTTTTCTGCCACGGCCCACGGTCGGGACCCGCCCGCTGGAGACA gtCTCTGCGGCCTGCGCCGCCTGGGCCTGGCCTACTTCGTCTACCTGTTCCTGTTCTCGGGCCTGGAGTACACGCTGAGCTTCCTCACGCACCAGCGCTTCCAGTTCAGCAG CCTGCAGCAGGGGAAGATGTTTTTCTTCATCGGTCTCACCATGGCCACCATTCAGGGCATCTACACCCGGCGCATCGGCCCAGGCCGGGAAATTGCAGCTGTGAAGCGG GCCATCCTGCTGCTGGTCCCCGCCTTCCTCCTCGTTGGCTGGGGCCGCACACTGCCTGTGCTGGGCTTCGGGCTGCTGTTCTACTCCTTTG CTGCTGCTGTCGTAGTGCCCTGCCTGTCCTCCGTGGTCGCTGGCTATG GCTCTCCCGGGCAGAAAGGCACAGTCATGGGCACACTGCGGAGCCTGGGTGCCCTGGCCAGGGCCGTGGGGCCCATGGTGGCTGCCTCAG TGTACTGGCTGGCAGGGGCCCGGGTCTGCTTCACTGTGTGCTCGGGGCTGTTCCtgctccccttcctgctcctgaGGAATCTGAGGCCTCCAGCACAGACTCCCAAGGCCGAGTAg
- the MFSD10 gene encoding major facilitator superfamily domain-containing protein 10 isoform X4, translated as MGWGAGGSCTPRPPIRPRPAPEPRVLTVVFLGLLLDLLAFTLLLPLLPGLLESHGRAHDPLYGVWQRGVDWFAAAIRMPAEKRYNSVLFGGLIGSVFSFLQFLSAPLTGAASDCLGRRPVMLLSLVGLATSYAVWATSRSFAAFLASRVIGGISKGNVSLSTAIVADLGSPPARSRGMAVIGVAFSLGFTLGPMLGASLPMDMVPWLALIFAISDLLFILCFLPETLPLEKRAPRQASPVPRPLPQAPSMALGFVAATDLLSPLALFQFSATAHGRDPPAGDSLCGLRRLGLAYFVYLFLFSGLEYTLSFLTHQRFQFSSLQQGKMFFFIGLTMATIQGIYTRRIGPGREIAAVKRAILLLVPAFLLVGWGRTLPVLGFGLLFYSFAAAVVVPCLSSVVAGYGSPGQKGTVMGTLRSLGALARAVGPMVAASVYWLAGARVCFTVCSGLFLLPFLLLRNLRPPAQTPKAE; from the exons ATGGGCTGGGGAGCCGGCGGGAGCTGCACCCCGCGCCCACCCATCCGCCCGCGGCCGGCGCCCGAGCCCCGCGTACTCACGGTGGTCTTCCTCGGCCTCCTGCTGGACCTCCTGGCCTTCACCCTgctcctgcctctgctgcccGGGCTGCTGGAGAGCCACGGCCGTGCCCAC GACCCTCTTTACGGTGTCTGGCAGCGCGGGGTGGACTGGTTTGCCGCAGCTATCAGGATGCCAGCAGAGAAGAGGTACAACAGCGTCTTGTTTGGAG GTCTGATTGGCTCAGTCTTCTCCTTCCTGCAGTTCCTCTCCGCGCCACTCACAGGTGCCGCCTCTGACTGCCTCGGGAGGCGCCCAGTCATGCTACTGTCCCTG GTAGGTCTGGCCACCTCATATGCCGTGTGGGCCACCTCCAGGAGCTTCGCAGCCTTCCTGGCCTCCAGGGTGATTGGGGGCATCAGCAAGGGGAACGTCAGCCTCTCCACGGCCATCGTCGCTGACCTGGGCTCACCGCCCGCCCGCAGCAGAGGCATG GCAGTCATCGGAGTGGCCTTCTCGCTGGGCTTCACACTGGGCCCCATGCTTGGTGCCTCCCTACCCATGGACATGGTGCCCTGGCTCgccctgatctttgccatctcAGATCTGCTGTTCattctctgcttcctgcccgaGACGCTGCCTCTGGAGAAGCGG GCCCCCAGGCAGGCCTCGCCAGTTCCGCGTCCTCTGCCTCAGGCACCCTCCATGGCCCTGGGCTTCGTAGCAGCCACCGACCTGCTCAGCCCCCTGGCCCTGTTCCAGTTTTCTGCCACGGCCCACGGTCGGGACCCGCCCGCTGGAGACA gtCTCTGCGGCCTGCGCCGCCTGGGCCTGGCCTACTTCGTCTACCTGTTCCTGTTCTCGGGCCTGGAGTACACGCTGAGCTTCCTCACGCACCAGCGCTTCCAGTTCAGCAG CCTGCAGCAGGGGAAGATGTTTTTCTTCATCGGTCTCACCATGGCCACCATTCAGGGCATCTACACCCGGCGCATCGGCCCAGGCCGGGAAATTGCAGCTGTGAAGCGG GCCATCCTGCTGCTGGTCCCCGCCTTCCTCCTCGTTGGCTGGGGCCGCACACTGCCTGTGCTGGGCTTCGGGCTGCTGTTCTACTCCTTTG CTGCTGCTGTCGTAGTGCCCTGCCTGTCCTCCGTGGTCGCTGGCTATG GCTCTCCCGGGCAGAAAGGCACAGTCATGGGCACACTGCGGAGCCTGGGTGCCCTGGCCAGGGCCGTGGGGCCCATGGTGGCTGCCTCAG TGTACTGGCTGGCAGGGGCCCGGGTCTGCTTCACTGTGTGCTCGGGGCTGTTCCtgctccccttcctgctcctgaGGAATCTGAGGCCTCCAGCACAGACTCCCAAGGCCGAGTAg
- the MFSD10 gene encoding major facilitator superfamily domain-containing protein 10 isoform X6 — protein MGWGAGGSCTPRPPIRPRPAPEPRVLTVVFLGLLLDLLAFTLLLPLLPGLLESHGRAHDPLYGVWQRGVDWFAAAIRMPAEKRYNSVLFGGLIGSVFSFLQFLSAPLTGAASDCLGRRPVMLLSLVGLATSYAVWATSRSFAAFLASRVIGGISKGNVSLSTAIVADLGSPPARSRGMAVIGVAFSLGFTLGPMLGASLPMDMVPWLALIFAISDLLFILCFLPETLPLEKRAPSMALGFVAATDLLSPLALFQFSATAHGRDPPAGDSLCGLRRLGLAYFVYLFLFSGLEYTLSFLTHQRFQFSSLQQGKMFFFIGLTMATIQGIYTRRIGPGREIAAVKRAILLLVPAFLLVGWGRTLPVLGFGLLFYSFAAAVVVPCLSSVVAGYGSPGQKGTVMGTLRSLGALARAVGPMVAASVYWLAGARVCFTVCSGLFLLPFLLLRNLRPPAQTPKAE, from the exons ATGGGCTGGGGAGCCGGCGGGAGCTGCACCCCGCGCCCACCCATCCGCCCGCGGCCGGCGCCCGAGCCCCGCGTACTCACGGTGGTCTTCCTCGGCCTCCTGCTGGACCTCCTGGCCTTCACCCTgctcctgcctctgctgcccGGGCTGCTGGAGAGCCACGGCCGTGCCCAC GACCCTCTTTACGGTGTCTGGCAGCGCGGGGTGGACTGGTTTGCCGCAGCTATCAGGATGCCAGCAGAGAAGAGGTACAACAGCGTCTTGTTTGGAG GTCTGATTGGCTCAGTCTTCTCCTTCCTGCAGTTCCTCTCCGCGCCACTCACAGGTGCCGCCTCTGACTGCCTCGGGAGGCGCCCAGTCATGCTACTGTCCCTG GTAGGTCTGGCCACCTCATATGCCGTGTGGGCCACCTCCAGGAGCTTCGCAGCCTTCCTGGCCTCCAGGGTGATTGGGGGCATCAGCAAGGGGAACGTCAGCCTCTCCACGGCCATCGTCGCTGACCTGGGCTCACCGCCCGCCCGCAGCAGAGGCATG GCAGTCATCGGAGTGGCCTTCTCGCTGGGCTTCACACTGGGCCCCATGCTTGGTGCCTCCCTACCCATGGACATGGTGCCCTGGCTCgccctgatctttgccatctcAGATCTGCTGTTCattctctgcttcctgcccgaGACGCTGCCTCTGGAGAAGCGG GCACCCTCCATGGCCCTGGGCTTCGTAGCAGCCACCGACCTGCTCAGCCCCCTGGCCCTGTTCCAGTTTTCTGCCACGGCCCACGGTCGGGACCCGCCCGCTGGAGACA gtCTCTGCGGCCTGCGCCGCCTGGGCCTGGCCTACTTCGTCTACCTGTTCCTGTTCTCGGGCCTGGAGTACACGCTGAGCTTCCTCACGCACCAGCGCTTCCAGTTCAGCAG CCTGCAGCAGGGGAAGATGTTTTTCTTCATCGGTCTCACCATGGCCACCATTCAGGGCATCTACACCCGGCGCATCGGCCCAGGCCGGGAAATTGCAGCTGTGAAGCGG GCCATCCTGCTGCTGGTCCCCGCCTTCCTCCTCGTTGGCTGGGGCCGCACACTGCCTGTGCTGGGCTTCGGGCTGCTGTTCTACTCCTTTG CTGCTGCTGTCGTAGTGCCCTGCCTGTCCTCCGTGGTCGCTGGCTATG GCTCTCCCGGGCAGAAAGGCACAGTCATGGGCACACTGCGGAGCCTGGGTGCCCTGGCCAGGGCCGTGGGGCCCATGGTGGCTGCCTCAG TGTACTGGCTGGCAGGGGCCCGGGTCTGCTTCACTGTGTGCTCGGGGCTGTTCCtgctccccttcctgctcctgaGGAATCTGAGGCCTCCAGCACAGACTCCCAAGGCCGAGTAg
- the MFSD10 gene encoding major facilitator superfamily domain-containing protein 10 isoform X1, producing MSGPRGLSLPPPGWRRAHRGPPGSGSGSPSAEREAPPIGCYRLPAGRPDRSSPRHGLGSRRELHPAPTHPPAAGARAPRTHGGLPRPPAGPPGLHPAPASAARAAGEPRPCPRPSLRCLAARGGLVCRSYQDASREEVQQRLVWRGVTFLGGPGLGVQSTACSDPWGRRLECGDSSFRFSGLIGSVFSFLQFLSAPLTGAASDCLGRRPVMLLSLVGLATSYAVWATSRSFAAFLASRVIGGISKGNVSLSTAIVADLGSPPARSRGMAVIGVAFSLGFTLGPMLGASLPMDMVPWLALIFAISDLLFILCFLPETLPLEKRAPRQASPVPRPLPQAPSMALGFVAATDLLSPLALFQFSATAHGRDPPAGDSLCGLRRLGLAYFVYLFLFSGLEYTLSFLTHQRFQFSSLQQGKMFFFIGLTMATIQGIYTRRIGPGREIAAVKRAILLLVPAFLLVGWGRTLPVLGFGLLFYSFAAAVVVPCLSSVVAGYGSPGQKGTVMGTLRSLGALARAVGPMVAASVYWLAGARVCFTVCSGLFLLPFLLLRNLRPPAQTPKAE from the exons ATGAGCGGCCCCCGCGGCCTGAGCCTCCCGCCGCCGGGTTGGAGGCGGGCGCACAGAGGACCCCCGGGGTCGGGTAGCGGAAGCCCCTCAGCAGAGCGGGAGGCACCTCCCATAGGATGCTACCGGCTGCCAGCAG GCAGGCCCGATCGGAGCAGCCCCCGTCATGGGCTGGGGAGCCGGCGGGAGCTGCACCCCGCGCCCACCCATCCGCCCGCGGCCGGCGCCCGAGCCCCGCGTACTCACGGTGGTCTTCCTCGGCCTCCTGCTGGACCTCCTGGCCTTCACCCTgctcctgcctctgctgcccGGGCTGCTGGAGAGCCACGGCCGTGCCCAC GACCCTCTTTACGGTGTCTGGCAGCGCGGGGTGGACTGGTTTGCCGCAGCTATCAGGATGCCAGCAGAGAAGAGGTACAACAGCGTCTTGTTTGGAG AGGGGTCACCTTTCTTGGAGGACCCGGCCTGGGAGTGCAGAGCACAGCATGCTCAGACCCTTGGGGACGGAGACTGGAGTGCGGTGACAGCAGCTTCCGTTTTTCAGGTCTGATTGGCTCAGTCTTCTCCTTCCTGCAGTTCCTCTCCGCGCCACTCACAGGTGCCGCCTCTGACTGCCTCGGGAGGCGCCCAGTCATGCTACTGTCCCTG GTAGGTCTGGCCACCTCATATGCCGTGTGGGCCACCTCCAGGAGCTTCGCAGCCTTCCTGGCCTCCAGGGTGATTGGGGGCATCAGCAAGGGGAACGTCAGCCTCTCCACGGCCATCGTCGCTGACCTGGGCTCACCGCCCGCCCGCAGCAGAGGCATG GCAGTCATCGGAGTGGCCTTCTCGCTGGGCTTCACACTGGGCCCCATGCTTGGTGCCTCCCTACCCATGGACATGGTGCCCTGGCTCgccctgatctttgccatctcAGATCTGCTGTTCattctctgcttcctgcccgaGACGCTGCCTCTGGAGAAGCGG GCCCCCAGGCAGGCCTCGCCAGTTCCGCGTCCTCTGCCTCAGGCACCCTCCATGGCCCTGGGCTTCGTAGCAGCCACCGACCTGCTCAGCCCCCTGGCCCTGTTCCAGTTTTCTGCCACGGCCCACGGTCGGGACCCGCCCGCTGGAGACA gtCTCTGCGGCCTGCGCCGCCTGGGCCTGGCCTACTTCGTCTACCTGTTCCTGTTCTCGGGCCTGGAGTACACGCTGAGCTTCCTCACGCACCAGCGCTTCCAGTTCAGCAG CCTGCAGCAGGGGAAGATGTTTTTCTTCATCGGTCTCACCATGGCCACCATTCAGGGCATCTACACCCGGCGCATCGGCCCAGGCCGGGAAATTGCAGCTGTGAAGCGG GCCATCCTGCTGCTGGTCCCCGCCTTCCTCCTCGTTGGCTGGGGCCGCACACTGCCTGTGCTGGGCTTCGGGCTGCTGTTCTACTCCTTTG CTGCTGCTGTCGTAGTGCCCTGCCTGTCCTCCGTGGTCGCTGGCTATG GCTCTCCCGGGCAGAAAGGCACAGTCATGGGCACACTGCGGAGCCTGGGTGCCCTGGCCAGGGCCGTGGGGCCCATGGTGGCTGCCTCAG TGTACTGGCTGGCAGGGGCCCGGGTCTGCTTCACTGTGTGCTCGGGGCTGTTCCtgctccccttcctgctcctgaGGAATCTGAGGCCTCCAGCACAGACTCCCAAGGCCGAGTAg
- the MFSD10 gene encoding major facilitator superfamily domain-containing protein 10 isoform X2, with the protein MSGPRGLSLPPPGWRRAHRGPPGSGSGSPSAEREAPPIGCYRLPAGRPDRSSPRHGLGSRRELHPAPTHPPAAGARAPRTHGGLPRPPAGPPGLHPAPASAARAAGEPRPCPRPSLRCLAARGGLVCRSYQDASREEVQQRLVWRGVTFLGGPGLGVQSTACSDPWGRRLECGDSSFRFSGLIGSVFSFLQFLSAPLTGAASDCLGRRPVMLLSLVGLATSYAVWATSRSFAAFLASRVIGGISKGNVSLSTAIVADLGSPPARSRGMAVIGVAFSLGFTLGPMLGASLPMDMVPWLALIFAISDLLFILCFLPETLPLEKRAPSMALGFVAATDLLSPLALFQFSATAHGRDPPAGDSLCGLRRLGLAYFVYLFLFSGLEYTLSFLTHQRFQFSSLQQGKMFFFIGLTMATIQGIYTRRIGPGREIAAVKRAILLLVPAFLLVGWGRTLPVLGFGLLFYSFAAAVVVPCLSSVVAGYGSPGQKGTVMGTLRSLGALARAVGPMVAASVYWLAGARVCFTVCSGLFLLPFLLLRNLRPPAQTPKAE; encoded by the exons ATGAGCGGCCCCCGCGGCCTGAGCCTCCCGCCGCCGGGTTGGAGGCGGGCGCACAGAGGACCCCCGGGGTCGGGTAGCGGAAGCCCCTCAGCAGAGCGGGAGGCACCTCCCATAGGATGCTACCGGCTGCCAGCAG GCAGGCCCGATCGGAGCAGCCCCCGTCATGGGCTGGGGAGCCGGCGGGAGCTGCACCCCGCGCCCACCCATCCGCCCGCGGCCGGCGCCCGAGCCCCGCGTACTCACGGTGGTCTTCCTCGGCCTCCTGCTGGACCTCCTGGCCTTCACCCTgctcctgcctctgctgcccGGGCTGCTGGAGAGCCACGGCCGTGCCCAC GACCCTCTTTACGGTGTCTGGCAGCGCGGGGTGGACTGGTTTGCCGCAGCTATCAGGATGCCAGCAGAGAAGAGGTACAACAGCGTCTTGTTTGGAG AGGGGTCACCTTTCTTGGAGGACCCGGCCTGGGAGTGCAGAGCACAGCATGCTCAGACCCTTGGGGACGGAGACTGGAGTGCGGTGACAGCAGCTTCCGTTTTTCAGGTCTGATTGGCTCAGTCTTCTCCTTCCTGCAGTTCCTCTCCGCGCCACTCACAGGTGCCGCCTCTGACTGCCTCGGGAGGCGCCCAGTCATGCTACTGTCCCTG GTAGGTCTGGCCACCTCATATGCCGTGTGGGCCACCTCCAGGAGCTTCGCAGCCTTCCTGGCCTCCAGGGTGATTGGGGGCATCAGCAAGGGGAACGTCAGCCTCTCCACGGCCATCGTCGCTGACCTGGGCTCACCGCCCGCCCGCAGCAGAGGCATG GCAGTCATCGGAGTGGCCTTCTCGCTGGGCTTCACACTGGGCCCCATGCTTGGTGCCTCCCTACCCATGGACATGGTGCCCTGGCTCgccctgatctttgccatctcAGATCTGCTGTTCattctctgcttcctgcccgaGACGCTGCCTCTGGAGAAGCGG GCACCCTCCATGGCCCTGGGCTTCGTAGCAGCCACCGACCTGCTCAGCCCCCTGGCCCTGTTCCAGTTTTCTGCCACGGCCCACGGTCGGGACCCGCCCGCTGGAGACA gtCTCTGCGGCCTGCGCCGCCTGGGCCTGGCCTACTTCGTCTACCTGTTCCTGTTCTCGGGCCTGGAGTACACGCTGAGCTTCCTCACGCACCAGCGCTTCCAGTTCAGCAG CCTGCAGCAGGGGAAGATGTTTTTCTTCATCGGTCTCACCATGGCCACCATTCAGGGCATCTACACCCGGCGCATCGGCCCAGGCCGGGAAATTGCAGCTGTGAAGCGG GCCATCCTGCTGCTGGTCCCCGCCTTCCTCCTCGTTGGCTGGGGCCGCACACTGCCTGTGCTGGGCTTCGGGCTGCTGTTCTACTCCTTTG CTGCTGCTGTCGTAGTGCCCTGCCTGTCCTCCGTGGTCGCTGGCTATG GCTCTCCCGGGCAGAAAGGCACAGTCATGGGCACACTGCGGAGCCTGGGTGCCCTGGCCAGGGCCGTGGGGCCCATGGTGGCTGCCTCAG TGTACTGGCTGGCAGGGGCCCGGGTCTGCTTCACTGTGTGCTCGGGGCTGTTCCtgctccccttcctgctcctgaGGAATCTGAGGCCTCCAGCACAGACTCCCAAGGCCGAGTAg
- the MFSD10 gene encoding major facilitator superfamily domain-containing protein 10 isoform X7, translating into MLPAASRQARSEQPPSWAGEPAGAAPRAHPSARGRRPSPAYSRWSSSASCWTSWPSPCSCLCCPGCWRATAVPTTLFTVSGSAGWTGLPQLSGCQQRRGTTASCLEFLSAPLTGAASDCLGRRPVMLLSLVGLATSYAVWATSRSFAAFLASRVIGGISKGNVSLSTAIVADLGSPPARSRGMAVIGVAFSLGFTLGPMLGASLPMDMVPWLALIFAISDLLFILCFLPETLPLEKRAPRQASPVPRPLPQAPSMALGFVAATDLLSPLALFQFSATAHGRDPPAGDSLCGLRRLGLAYFVYLFLFSGLEYTLSFLTHQRFQFSSLQQGKMFFFIGLTMATIQGIYTRRIGPGREIAAVKRAILLLVPAFLLVGWGRTLPVLGFGLLFYSFAAAVVVPCLSSVVAGYGSPGQKGTVMGTLRSLGALARAVGPMVAASVYWLAGARVCFTVCSGLFLLPFLLLRNLRPPAQTPKAE; encoded by the exons ATGCTACCGGCTGCCAGCAG GCAGGCCCGATCGGAGCAGCCCCCGTCATGGGCTGGGGAGCCGGCGGGAGCTGCACCCCGCGCCCACCCATCCGCCCGCGGCCGGCGCCCGAGCCCCGCGTACTCACGGTGGTCTTCCTCGGCCTCCTGCTGGACCTCCTGGCCTTCACCCTgctcctgcctctgctgcccGGGCTGCTGGAGAGCCACGGCCGTGCCCAC GACCCTCTTTACGGTGTCTGGCAGCGCGGGGTGGACTGGTTTGCCGCAGCTATCAGGATGCCAGCAGAGAAGAGGTACAACAGCGTCTTGTTTGGAG TTCCTCTCCGCGCCACTCACAGGTGCCGCCTCTGACTGCCTCGGGAGGCGCCCAGTCATGCTACTGTCCCTG GTAGGTCTGGCCACCTCATATGCCGTGTGGGCCACCTCCAGGAGCTTCGCAGCCTTCCTGGCCTCCAGGGTGATTGGGGGCATCAGCAAGGGGAACGTCAGCCTCTCCACGGCCATCGTCGCTGACCTGGGCTCACCGCCCGCCCGCAGCAGAGGCATG GCAGTCATCGGAGTGGCCTTCTCGCTGGGCTTCACACTGGGCCCCATGCTTGGTGCCTCCCTACCCATGGACATGGTGCCCTGGCTCgccctgatctttgccatctcAGATCTGCTGTTCattctctgcttcctgcccgaGACGCTGCCTCTGGAGAAGCGG GCCCCCAGGCAGGCCTCGCCAGTTCCGCGTCCTCTGCCTCAGGCACCCTCCATGGCCCTGGGCTTCGTAGCAGCCACCGACCTGCTCAGCCCCCTGGCCCTGTTCCAGTTTTCTGCCACGGCCCACGGTCGGGACCCGCCCGCTGGAGACA gtCTCTGCGGCCTGCGCCGCCTGGGCCTGGCCTACTTCGTCTACCTGTTCCTGTTCTCGGGCCTGGAGTACACGCTGAGCTTCCTCACGCACCAGCGCTTCCAGTTCAGCAG CCTGCAGCAGGGGAAGATGTTTTTCTTCATCGGTCTCACCATGGCCACCATTCAGGGCATCTACACCCGGCGCATCGGCCCAGGCCGGGAAATTGCAGCTGTGAAGCGG GCCATCCTGCTGCTGGTCCCCGCCTTCCTCCTCGTTGGCTGGGGCCGCACACTGCCTGTGCTGGGCTTCGGGCTGCTGTTCTACTCCTTTG CTGCTGCTGTCGTAGTGCCCTGCCTGTCCTCCGTGGTCGCTGGCTATG GCTCTCCCGGGCAGAAAGGCACAGTCATGGGCACACTGCGGAGCCTGGGTGCCCTGGCCAGGGCCGTGGGGCCCATGGTGGCTGCCTCAG TGTACTGGCTGGCAGGGGCCCGGGTCTGCTTCACTGTGTGCTCGGGGCTGTTCCtgctccccttcctgctcctgaGGAATCTGAGGCCTCCAGCACAGACTCCCAAGGCCGAGTAg